One genomic window of Haliotis asinina isolate JCU_RB_2024 chromosome 4, JCU_Hal_asi_v2, whole genome shotgun sequence includes the following:
- the LOC137281261 gene encoding uncharacterized protein — translation MGMLRAVFSAALIVAIPVVQIGVVYRLIWVPDKPEVDKANCENSCFDSIFKGSYEKGSSKHGYKHVYFNATRQTTCVWLVTMLYVILGYEAVKLFFSLLVSRSLRPIMAILFLVSVYPHIFAWWAMFNYYNDDFYPMFNHQIFFSVTEILSTYAIIKSCDRHSERRFVLYGLIVGTAVAHVVIGSLDQFISHIVYGEGKPHHVWRDIGLLVPDIMAVILPVVDYMKGEITLGPKCLLSFLSERFTNDKSYRTNALIVCGYISALLITGLLL, via the exons ATGGGGATGTTGCGGGCGGTGTTCAGTGCAGCCCTCATTGTTGCCATTCCAGTCGTCCAAATAG GTGTTGTCTACAGGCTTATCTGGGTACCGGACAAGCCGGAAGTCGACAAAGCTAACTGTGAAAATTCATGCTTTGATTCCATCTTTAAAG GCTCCTACGAGAAGGGCAGTAGTAAACATGGCTACAAGCACGTCTACTTCAACGCCACGCGGCAGACCACGTGTGTCTGGCTCGTCACTATGCTATATGTCATCCTTGGATACGAAGCAGTCAAGCTCTTCTTCTCCCTTCTCGTCTCTCGTTCCCTCCGACCAATCATGGCGATTCTCTTCTTAGTCAGTGTCTACCCACATATATTCGCCTGGTGGGCAATGTTCAACTACTACAACGACGATTTCTACCCAATGTTCAACCACCAAATATTCttctctgtcacagagataCTGTCCACGTACGCCATCATAAAATCATGCGACAGACACTCCGAAAGGCGCTTTGTGCTCTATGGTTTAATCGTAGGAACGGCTGTTGCACATGTCGTCATTGGCAGTCTGGATCAGTTCATTTCTCATATTGTATATGGGGAGGGTAAGCCCCACCATGTATGGCGGGACATCGGTCTGCTGGTCCCTGATATCATGGCGGTGATACTTCCGGTTGTTGACTACAtgaaaggggagataactcttggaCCCAAGTGTTTGTTATCTTTTCTGAGTGAGCGTTTCACCAATGATAAATCATACAGGACAAATGCTTTAATTGTATGTGGATACATTTCGGCTTTGTTAATAACGGGCCTCCTGTTATGA